A portion of the Vibrio coralliirubri genome contains these proteins:
- the ompR gene encoding two-component system response regulator OmpR: MQENYKILVVDDDARLRALLERYLSEQGFQVRSVANSEQMDRLLTRENFHLMVLDLMLPGEDGLSICRRLRNANNSLPILMLTAKGDEVDRIVGLEVGADDYLPKPFNPRELLARIKAVLRRQVIEAPGAPSTEESVVEFGEFRLNLGTREMFRGEEPMPLTSGEFAVLKSLVTNAREPMSRDKLMNMARGREYSAMERSIDVQISRLRRLVEEDPSKPRYIQTVWGLGYVFVPDGKAV; encoded by the coding sequence ATGCAAGAAAACTACAAAATTTTAGTGGTCGATGACGATGCTCGTTTACGTGCACTGTTAGAGCGCTATCTGTCAGAGCAGGGCTTTCAAGTGCGTAGCGTGGCAAACAGTGAGCAGATGGACCGCCTGTTAACCCGTGAAAATTTTCACTTGATGGTATTGGATTTAATGTTGCCGGGCGAAGATGGTCTATCGATCTGTCGTCGTCTACGAAACGCAAACAACTCGCTACCAATCCTGATGCTTACTGCAAAGGGTGATGAAGTGGATCGCATTGTGGGCTTGGAAGTGGGTGCTGATGACTACCTGCCGAAACCATTTAACCCACGTGAATTGCTCGCTCGAATTAAAGCGGTACTGCGTCGCCAAGTCATTGAAGCGCCGGGCGCACCAAGCACAGAAGAGTCTGTGGTTGAATTTGGTGAATTCCGTTTGAACCTAGGTACTCGCGAAATGTTCCGCGGTGAAGAGCCAATGCCGCTTACTTCGGGTGAATTTGCGGTACTTAAGTCATTGGTAACGAATGCTCGTGAGCCAATGTCTCGCGATAAGCTGATGAACATGGCTCGTGGCCGTGAGTATTCAGCAATGGAACGTTCAATCGATGTTCAGATTTCACGTCTGCGTCGTCTAGTTGAAGAAGATCCAAGTAAACCTCGCTACATCCAAACGGTGTGGGGCTTGGGTTATGTATTCGTTCCAGATGGCAAAGCGGTGTAA
- the envZ gene encoding two-component system sensor histidine kinase EnvZ — MRIRSSFTQSIVLFLTLLVASQIFSYYAVFNYALMPSLQQFNKILAHELNLVLDQGSDIEIDAPLRQRVLEQLGVTVHAKDSEAAGEYYHAVAIDLMSEEMTKELGSETEVRLILGNESYVLWMDIAQLPNSLIRIPLSELQEEDFAPLFRNSLIMALLIVAGGWLFIRLQNRPLIALEKAAQGVGRGDIPPPLPVQGAQEIRSVTRAFNQMSKGIQELEEDRALLMAGISHDLRTPLTRIRLATEMMSPEDAYLAEGIISDTEECNEIISQFMDYLKPVDRDSFQAVFVDDIAREVSSSEGGYEIQIETDIPESMKPALGNPIAMKRAVSNLVVNALRYGNGWVKVSTGMTADNKLAWVTVEDNGPGIPQDQIGKLFEPFTRGDTARGSEGTGLGLAIVKRIVSQHQGAVVVNNRSEGGLKAQISFPVKP; from the coding sequence ATGCGCATACGTAGCTCCTTTACTCAGTCGATAGTGCTTTTCTTAACGCTATTGGTCGCTAGCCAAATTTTTTCTTATTACGCGGTGTTTAACTATGCGTTGATGCCGAGTTTGCAGCAGTTTAATAAGATTCTGGCTCACGAGTTAAACCTGGTATTGGACCAAGGCAGTGATATCGAGATTGATGCGCCATTGCGTCAGCGTGTGCTTGAACAGCTCGGGGTAACCGTTCACGCTAAAGACAGCGAAGCGGCGGGTGAGTATTACCATGCGGTCGCAATCGACTTGATGAGTGAGGAGATGACCAAAGAGCTGGGTTCTGAAACTGAAGTACGGCTGATCTTGGGTAATGAAAGCTATGTGTTGTGGATGGACATTGCGCAGCTGCCTAACTCTTTGATTCGTATCCCTCTGTCAGAGCTGCAAGAAGAAGACTTTGCCCCGCTATTCCGTAACAGCCTAATCATGGCGTTGTTGATTGTTGCGGGTGGTTGGTTGTTTATTCGCTTGCAAAACCGGCCGTTGATAGCGCTAGAGAAAGCCGCGCAAGGTGTCGGGCGAGGTGATATTCCACCGCCATTGCCAGTTCAAGGCGCACAAGAGATTCGCTCGGTAACTCGAGCCTTTAACCAGATGTCGAAAGGCATCCAAGAGCTAGAAGAAGACCGCGCTTTGTTGATGGCGGGTATCAGCCATGATTTGCGTACTCCGTTAACGCGTATTCGCTTAGCGACTGAGATGATGTCACCAGAGGATGCCTACTTAGCTGAGGGGATCATCAGTGATACCGAAGAGTGTAACGAGATCATCAGTCAGTTCATGGATTACTTAAAGCCGGTCGACCGAGATTCATTCCAAGCGGTGTTCGTCGATGATATTGCTCGTGAGGTATCGAGCTCTGAGGGTGGCTACGAGATTCAGATTGAAACCGATATTCCAGAATCAATGAAGCCAGCGCTAGGTAACCCAATTGCGATGAAGCGTGCTGTGAGTAACTTAGTGGTGAATGCACTGCGTTACGGCAATGGTTGGGTCAAGGTATCAACTGGCATGACGGCGGATAACAAACTGGCTTGGGTGACAGTAGAAGATAACGGGCCGGGTATCCCGCAAGATCAGATCGGTAAGCTATTTGAACCTTTCACACGTGGTGACACGGCTCGTGGCAGCGAAGGAACGGGCTTGGGCTTGGCAATTGTGAAACGTATTGTCAGCCAACATCAAGGTGCTGTTGTGGTCAATAACCGCAGTGAGGGTGGTTTGAAGGCGCAGATCAGTTTCCCGGTTAAGCCCTAG
- the recG gene encoding ATP-dependent DNA helicase RecG: MSQLLSAIPLNSLSGVGAKVAEKLEKVGLNNVQDLLFHLPLRYEDRTRIYPIVKLHAGLWAAVKGKVMHVDTIFGKRKMLAVKISDGNGTITLRFFNFTAGMKNNFAEGKQVHAYGEIKRGNMGLEIVHPDYKFFAPRQQPDVEANLTPVYPTTEGLRQVTLRNLTDQALDLIDKAAVNELLPSGLYDHQITLAQALHTIHRPPPGIDLELFDEGKHPAQLRLIMEELLAQNLSMLSVRSKGQQDKAMPFPSVNALKDKLLAQLPFSPTNAQARVTKEIEADLEKPHPMMRLVQGDVGSGKTLVAALAAVRALEHGQQVALMAPTELLAEQHAINFANWFEAMGIPVGWLAGKLKGKARETELARIASGEAQMVVGTHALFQEHVEFKNLGLVIIDEQHRFGVHQRLELREKGAKQGYYPHQLVMTATPIPRTLAMTAYADLETSIIDELPPGRTPIQTVAIPDTKRDDIVERVRNACLNEGKQAYWVCTLIDESEVLEAQAAADTAEELQRKLPDVKIGLVHGRMKPAEKQAVMREFKENKLHLLVATTVIEVGVDVPNSSLMIIENPERLGLAQLHQLRGRVGRGSVASHCVLLYHSPLSKTAQKRLGVLRESNDGFVIAQRDLEIRGPGELLGTKQTGLADFKIADLVRDQRLIPEVQRIARHIHDSYPDNAKAIINRWLGERDVYSKA, encoded by the coding sequence ATGTCACAGCTTTTATCTGCTATCCCTCTCAACTCTTTATCTGGAGTCGGCGCAAAAGTCGCAGAGAAACTGGAGAAGGTTGGGCTTAACAACGTACAAGACTTACTGTTTCACCTCCCTTTACGCTACGAAGATAGAACTCGCATCTATCCGATCGTAAAACTGCACGCGGGCTTATGGGCTGCAGTGAAAGGCAAGGTGATGCACGTCGATACCATTTTCGGTAAACGTAAGATGCTCGCAGTAAAGATCAGCGATGGTAACGGCACTATCACGCTGCGCTTTTTCAACTTTACTGCAGGAATGAAGAATAACTTTGCCGAAGGCAAGCAAGTGCATGCCTACGGTGAGATCAAGCGCGGTAATATGGGACTGGAGATCGTTCACCCTGACTACAAGTTCTTTGCACCAAGGCAGCAACCAGATGTGGAAGCGAACCTAACTCCGGTGTACCCAACCACCGAAGGGCTAAGACAAGTCACACTGCGCAACCTCACTGACCAAGCGCTCGATCTGATAGACAAAGCGGCGGTTAACGAGCTTCTCCCATCAGGTTTATACGACCACCAAATTACCTTAGCACAAGCACTGCATACCATTCACAGACCACCTCCGGGCATTGACCTAGAGCTGTTTGATGAAGGTAAACACCCTGCGCAGCTACGCCTGATTATGGAAGAACTGCTAGCTCAAAACCTGTCGATGCTGTCTGTTCGTAGTAAAGGACAGCAAGACAAGGCAATGCCTTTCCCTTCAGTGAATGCTCTAAAAGATAAGCTGTTGGCTCAGCTGCCGTTTTCTCCAACTAATGCTCAAGCACGAGTGACTAAAGAGATCGAAGCTGACCTTGAGAAGCCGCACCCTATGATGCGTTTAGTGCAAGGGGATGTAGGCTCAGGTAAAACCTTAGTCGCTGCACTGGCGGCTGTTCGCGCACTGGAACATGGTCAGCAAGTGGCACTGATGGCGCCAACTGAACTATTAGCCGAGCAGCACGCAATCAACTTTGCTAACTGGTTTGAAGCAATGGGCATTCCAGTCGGTTGGCTGGCTGGAAAACTCAAAGGTAAAGCTCGTGAAACCGAACTGGCGCGTATTGCCAGTGGCGAAGCGCAAATGGTGGTCGGTACTCATGCCCTATTCCAAGAGCATGTCGAGTTCAAAAACCTTGGTTTAGTCATCATTGATGAGCAGCACCGATTTGGTGTCCACCAGCGATTAGAGCTGCGTGAGAAAGGCGCCAAACAAGGCTATTACCCACATCAGTTGGTGATGACCGCAACGCCGATTCCGCGAACGCTCGCCATGACCGCCTATGCTGATCTCGAAACTTCAATCATCGATGAGCTACCTCCAGGACGAACACCGATTCAAACCGTAGCGATCCCTGATACTAAACGTGATGATATTGTCGAACGGGTGCGTAATGCGTGTCTCAATGAGGGCAAACAAGCGTATTGGGTGTGTACACTGATTGATGAGTCCGAAGTATTAGAAGCTCAAGCCGCGGCTGACACTGCAGAAGAGCTGCAACGAAAGCTGCCAGATGTGAAAATTGGCTTGGTGCACGGCCGAATGAAACCTGCCGAGAAACAAGCAGTGATGCGAGAGTTCAAAGAGAACAAGCTTCATCTGTTGGTTGCGACTACCGTGATTGAAGTGGGTGTGGATGTTCCGAATTCGAGTTTAATGATCATCGAGAACCCAGAACGTCTCGGCCTAGCGCAACTGCACCAATTACGAGGCCGTGTTGGCCGTGGTTCGGTCGCAAGTCATTGTGTATTGCTGTATCACTCACCGCTGTCTAAAACCGCTCAGAAGCGCTTAGGTGTACTGCGTGAAAGTAACGATGGCTTTGTGATTGCACAGCGTGACTTAGAGATTCGCGGCCCTGGGGAACTGCTTGGTACTAAACAGACGGGTTTAGCGGATTTCAAGATTGCTGACTTGGTACGAGACCAACGTTTAATCCCAGAAGTGCAGCGTATTGCACGCCATATTCACGATAGCTACCCAGACAACGCCAAGGCGATCATCAACCGCTGGTTGGGTGAGCGCGATGTTTATTCTAAGGCTTAG
- the greB gene encoding transcription elongation factor GreB — translation MKTKLITREGYNKLKAEHDHLWHEKRPEITKIVTWAASLGDRSENADYTFNKRLLLQIDRRVRFLRKFLPDVTIVDYSPQQEGKVFFGAWVEIENDDGEIKKFRIVGPEEIYGDAKGYISIDSPMARALLKKEVDDEFTVKTPEGDKEWFINSIRYADNE, via the coding sequence ATGAAAACCAAACTTATCACCCGAGAAGGTTATAACAAACTCAAAGCAGAACATGACCACTTATGGCACGAGAAACGTCCAGAGATCACCAAAATAGTCACTTGGGCTGCAAGCCTTGGAGATCGTTCAGAAAACGCAGATTACACCTTCAATAAGCGTCTGCTTCTACAGATTGATCGCCGAGTGCGTTTCTTAAGAAAGTTCCTACCTGATGTCACGATCGTGGATTACTCGCCACAACAAGAAGGTAAGGTCTTTTTCGGTGCTTGGGTCGAAATTGAGAATGATGATGGAGAAATTAAGAAGTTTCGAATTGTCGGTCCAGAAGAGATCTACGGCGATGCTAAAGGCTATATATCTATCGACTCACCAATGGCTAGAGCTCTGCTCAAGAAAGAAGTGGATGACGAGTTTACGGTAAAAACACCGGAAGGCGACAAAGAGTGGTTCATTAACTCGATTCGCTATGCAGACAACGAATAA